One window from the genome of Asterias rubens chromosome 11, eAstRub1.3, whole genome shotgun sequence encodes:
- the LOC117296754 gene encoding mucin-5AC-like, with product MRANPRVEGDEPTTTPTTELLTTSPSTPGVIPTWVLEVEGDEPTTTPTTELLTTSPSAPGVIPTWVLEVEGDEPTTTPTTELLTTSPSTPGVIPTWVLEVEGDEPTTTPTTELLTTSPSATGVIPTWVLEVEGDEPTTTPTTELLTTSPSAPGVIPTWVLEVEGDEPTTTPTTELLTTSPSTPGVIPTWVLEVEGDEPTTTPTTELLTTSPSTPGVIPTWVLEVEGDEPTTTPTTELLTTSPSTPGVIPTWVLEVEGDEPTTTPTTELLTTSPSATGVIPTWVLEVEGDEPTTTPTTELLTTSPSTPGVIPTWVLEVEGDEPTTTPTTELLTTSPSTPGVIPTWVLEVEGDEPTTTPTTELLTTSPSAPGVIPTWVLEVEGDEPTTTPTTELLTTSPSATGVIPTWVLEVEGDEPTTTPTTELLTTSPSTPGVIPTWVLEVEGDEPTTTPTTELLTTSPSAPGVIPTWVLEVEGDEPTTTPTTELLTTSPSAPGVIPTWVLEVEGDEPTTTPTTELLTTSPSAPGVIPTWVLEVEGDEPTTTPTTELLTTSPSAPGVIPTWVLEVEGDEPTTTPTTELLTTSSSTLHKQNTPQMFKGTELFIFTDPYN from the exons ATGAGAGCTAACCCCAGG gtggaaggcgatgaACCTACCACTACCCCAACCACTGAGCTGTTAACCACTTCACCTAGTACCCCCGGTGTGATTCCAAcctgggtcctagaggtggaaggcgatgaACCTACCACTACCCCAACCACTGAGCTGTTAACCACTTCACCTAGTGCCCCCGGTGTGATTCCAAcctgggtcctagaggtggaaggcgatgaACCTACCACTACCCCAACCACTGAGCTGTTAACCACTTCACCTAGTACCCCCGGTGTGATTCCAAcctgggtcctagaggtggaaggcgatgaACCTACCACTACCCCAACCACTGAGCTGTTAACCACTTCACCTAGTGCCACCGGTGTGATTCCAAcctgggtcctagaggtggaaggcgatgaACCTACCACTACCCCAACCACTGAGCTGTTAACCACTTCACCTAGTGCCCCCGGTGTGATTCCAAcctgggtcctagaggtggaaggcgatgaACCTACCACTACCCCAACCACTGAGCTGTTAACCACTTCACCTAGTACCCCCGGTGTGATTCCAAcctgggtcctagaggtggaaggcgatgaACCTACCACTACCCCAACCACTGAGCTGTTAACCACTTCACCTAGTACCCCCGGTGTGATTCCAAcctgggtcctagaggtggaaggcgatgaACCTACCACTACCCCAACCACTGAGCTGTTAACCACTTCACCTAGTACCCCCGGTGTGATTCCAAcctgggtcctagaggtggaaggcgatgaACCTACCACTACCCCAACCACTGAGCTGTTAACCACTTCACCTAGTGCCACCGGTGTGATTCCAAcctgggtcctagaggtggaaggcgatgaACCTACCACTACCCCAACCACTGAGCTGTTAACCACTTCACCTAGTACCCCCGGTGTGATTCCAAcctgggtcctagaggtggaaggcgatgaACCTACCACTACCCCAACCACTGAGCTGTTAACCACTTCACCTAGTACCCCCGGTGTGATTCCAAcctgggtcctagaggtggaaggcgatgaACCTACCACTACCCCAACCACTGAGCTGTTAACCACTTCACCTAGTGCCCCCGGTGTGATTCCAAcctgggtcctagaggtggaaggcgatgaACCTACCACTACCCCAACCACTGAGCTGTTAACCACTTCACCTAGTGCCACCGGTGTGATTCCAAcctgggtcctagaggtggaaggcgatgaACCTACCACTACCCCAACCACTGAGCTGTTAACCACTTCACCTAGTACCCCCGGTGTGATTCCAAcctgggtcctagaggtggaaggcgatgaACCTACCACTACCCCAACCACTGAGCTGTTAACCACTTCACCTAGTGCCCCCGGTGTGATTCCAAcctgggtcctagaggtggaaggcgatgaACCTACCACTACCCCAACCACTGAGCTGTTAACCACTTCACCTAGTGCCCCCGGTGTGATTCCAAcctgggtcctagaggtggaaggcgatgaACCTACCACTACCCCAACCACTGAGCTGTTAACCACTTCACCTAGTGCCCCCGGTGTGATTCCAAcctgggtcctagaggtggaaggcgatgaACCTACCACTACCCCAACCACTGAGCTGTTAACCACTTCACCTAGTGCCCCCGGTGTGATTCCAAcctgggtcctagaggtggaaggcgatgaACCTACCACTACCCCAACCACTGAGCTGTTAACCACTTCATCTAGTACTCTACATAAGCAAAATACTCCCcaaatgtttaaaggaacagaACTATTCATCTTTACAGATCCTTACAATTAA
- the LOC117296442 gene encoding uncharacterized protein LOC117296442 translates to MLTMRKQIIRQNAISMCPDLTLETDNNISDNKDHDPQRQETQTQRRGLTASPKESKNVKLSPTKITSVDKERLLNRCNKKLKRYEKQLLEKRNKEKIYFYHDNLWKKNASQHQDNQLVTGKRDSSDGLPVDSGVLAETSSLKNNKEDLTAEKKPTQNKNGHGFFLDASQELKKSPRSTNLRSSSGDEGFVNGDAKKCLSLSLDLNDIPEDGACAVPKLKLNDEDKSISLTGKKKGDGFRRSSGYGTGGSEEAPDDEYNSNLSVFERSFSNNDIKPISGTELPLDGEQVSNTAGVVTELSDRIEEALGRRPSPTNGQRLVELKNSSLPPDARIWNFSQNITIKSDVTRKYEDGVNSELSPSEIAKDLSNIMRDNQQIRMPRMRDCLQPSADSDELFDSDDVCGEIGPLRSQDFLTDDEFEDDIDLLLSEASVLAEVSNGRRSSERDVNGCSGGFDEVDGARCSTPEVKRLSQCLERAVFCKKLRGSCEDPLCVKGRMHICQLKDLIQKGRFRECNPKILLFLSSHIKECTEFQCVVPLCDSIRQRPSLEHPIQLMLEQSLQPKTNELAVLTQRVLQNGNFHILDNDRSDALWKSAKVQYVSPMGGFCDSNILRVCLQLMQQSGASDEVHVVIKKALQTGRNEKNVYLAIQKPSPYLVRSFWYSELQDDTMLVCSVYHTDSDFMELETLLFHDTTLDLCRAILRQAAEAAKYLHSLNVVYLSWKCSGLLLDKRNQSVKLCNFSHAMVLEQGVVATSPDNIRSTIDPCYAAPEVLCDDKALGFYSDVWGLGCLLYELLHKSKPFPDYCHRSPADIRRMVCQKEFHPPYPELQMDIFTHCWQPVSAQRITIDNLLDLLADPTDVDR, encoded by the exons ATGTTAACAATGAGGAAACAAATCATTAGACAGAATGCTATTAGCATGTGCCCTGACTTAACTCTGGAAACTGACAATAATATTTCAGACAATAAGGACCATGATCCTCAACGCCAGGAAACACAGACTCAACGTCGAGGTTTGACTGCTTCGCCTAAAGAGTCCAAAAATGTAAAACTCAGTCCTACCAAAATCACTTCCGTTGATAAAGAACGACTTTTAAATCGTTGCAACAAGAAGTTAAAGCGTTATGAGAAGCAGCTTTTGGAAAAGAGAAACAAAGAGAAAATATACTTCTACCATGACAATCTGTGGAAGAAGAATGCATCTCAACACCAAGACAACCAACTTGTAACTGGAAAAAGGGATTCCTCAGATGGTTTGCCTGTCGACTCTGGAGTCTTGGCTGAGACGTCAAGCCTTAAGAATAATAAAGAGGACTTAACTGCTGAGAAAAAACCCACACAGAACAAAAACGGACATGGGTTCTTCTTAGATGCCTCGCAAGAACTTAAGAAATCTCCAAGAAGCACTAATCTCCGTTCATCATCTGGTGATGAAGGGTTCGTAAATGGTGATGCCAAAAAATGTCTATCTCTCTCATTAGACTTGAATGACATTCCTGAGGACGGAGCTTGTGCTGTTCCAAAACTCAAACTGAATGATGAAGACAAAAGTATTTCATtaactgggaaaaaaaaaggtGATGGCTTCCGTCGTTCAAGTGGTTATGGGACTGGAGGTAGTGAAGAAGCGCCAGACGATGAATATAATTCAAATCTCAGTGTTTTTGAACGATCATTTTCAAACAATGACATTAAACCCATTTCTGGGACTGAATTACCTCTCGATGGTGAGCAAGTTTCAAATACTGCTGGAGTAGTGACAGAATTATCAGATCGGATTGAAGAAGCTCTTGGCAGAAGGCCTTCACCTACCAATGGACAACGCCTTGTAGAATTGAAGAATTCAAGCCTACCCCCTGATGCACGTATCTGGAACTTCAgccaaaatataacaattaAGTCGGATGTTACAAGGAAGTATGAAGATGGAGTTAACAGTGAATTGAGCCCATCGGAAATTGCAAAAGATCTATCAAACATAATGAGAGATAATCAACAAATAAGAATGCCGAGAATGAGAGATTGTTTACAACCTTCTGCTGATTCTGATGAATTGTTTGACTCGGACGATGTCTGTGGGGAAATTGGGCCATTAAGATCTCAGGATTTTTTGACTGACGACGAATTTGAAGATGACATAGATCTCTTACTTTCAGAAGCATCAG TTCTTGCAGAGGTGAGCAACGGGAGGAGATCATCAGAGAGAGATGTAAATGGCTGCTCCGGGGGCTTTGATGAAGTTGATGGAGCAAGGTGTTCCACTCCAGAAGTGAAG AGATTATCCCAGTGTCTTGAGCGAGCTGTATTCTGCAAGAAACTAAGAGGATCTTGTGAGGACCCTTTGTGTGTAAAG GGGCGGATGCATATTTGTCAATTGAAAGATTTGATTCAGAAGGGAAGATTCCGTGAATGCAATCCAAAGATCTTGCTGTTTTTGTCAAGTCACATCAAGGAGTGTACTGAATTCCAGTGTGTGGTACCACTGTGTGACTCAATCCGACAAAG ACCGTCACTGGAGCATCCCATACAATTGATGCTGGAACAATCTCTTCAGCCAAAGACTAACGAACTTGCAGTCCTAACGCAACGTGTCTTACAGAATGGCAACTTTCATATA TTGGACAATGATCGGTCTGATGCGTTATGGAAGTCAGCTAAGGTTCAGTATGTCAGTCCTATGGGAGGTTTCTGTGACTCCAACATCCTGCGAGTTTGTTTGCAGTTAATGCAACAGTCTGGTGCTTCAGATGAAGTTCATGTTGttatcaaaaag GCTTTGCAAACTGGCCGGAATGAAAAGAATGTCTACCTTGCAATTCAGAAACCATCTCCATATTTAGTGAGGAGCTTCTGGTACAGTGAACTACAAGATGATACAATGCTGGTGTGTTCTGTCTATCATACAGATTCAG ATTTTATGGAACTGGAGACACTACTCTTCCATGATACGACCCTTGACCTCTGCCGTGCTATACTCAGACAGGCTGCTGAAGCTGCTAAGTATTTACACTCACTCAATGTAGTGTATCTCAGCTGGAAAT GTTCCGGTCTGTTACTTGATAAAAGGAATCAAAGTGTGAAGTTATGTAACTTCAGCCATGCCATGGTTTTAGAGCAAGGCGTAGTAGCGACAAGTCCAGATAACATTAGATCAACAATTGATCCATGCTATGCTGCACCAGAG GTTTTGTGTGATGATAAAGCGTTGGGATTTTACTCGGATGTTTGGGGTCTTGGATGCTTGCTTTATGAGTTGCTCCATAAGAGTAAACCCTTTCCTGATTATTGCCATCGGTCACCGGCAGACATTAGAAGAATG GTCTGCCAGAAAGAATTTCATCCCCCTTACCCAGAACTTCAGATGGATATTTTTACTCACTGCTGGCAGCCAGTTTCAGCTCAGAGGATTACCATAGATAATCTCTTGGATTTGTTAGCTGATCCCACTGATGTAGATAGATGA